One Sodalinema gerasimenkoae IPPAS B-353 DNA segment encodes these proteins:
- a CDS encoding ribonuclease J: MPSKQIRSRNSQSAPSKTRGDQSSPLKVIPLGGLHEIGKNTCVFEYEDEIVLVDSGLAFPTDAMHGVNIVLPDVAYLKENAHKIKGMVVTHGHEDHIGGIPYHLKQFDIPVIYGPRLALALLGGKLDEAGIRNKTELRTVQPRDVITLGEHFSFEFIRNTHSMADSFTLAVTTPVGVVVFTGDFKFDHTPVDGENFDVQRLAEYGEKGVLCLFSDSTNAETPGLCPSERSVYPNLDRVFSQAEGRLMVTTFASSVHRVNMILDLAQKHGRSVAVVGRSMLNVISHARNLGYVKCDESLFKSIQEIRNLADKDVLILTTGSQGEPMAALSRISRREHRQIQVKPGDTIVFSANPIPGNTISVVNTIDRLMMQGANVIYGRQQGIHVSGHGCQEDHKLMLALTRPKFFVPVHGEHRMLIKHSQTAQMMGVPAENMLIIDNGHVVELRPDSIALGGNVQAGIELVDSSHSGTVQDKVLKERQQLAEDGVVTTAVAVGWDGKLVSQPEVYIRGVATGVEDECLQAKVVESLQAILQDRWDHYNNSDNGAVSVDWSGLKSRLERELRRTIRRELRCDPLLVFMFQPPADANYQPETQTSDSFVTSHSSNGNGRSGSRKPTKSTPKPTPQVEKASDTSAETASEAPKTTLDAEKRNRNRRRRTRPTARAAS; encoded by the coding sequence ATGCCTTCTAAACAAATCCGTTCCCGCAACAGCCAATCGGCTCCGTCTAAAACCCGAGGAGATCAATCCTCTCCCTTAAAAGTCATTCCCTTGGGTGGCTTACATGAAATTGGGAAAAATACCTGTGTCTTTGAATATGAAGACGAAATCGTCCTTGTCGATAGTGGGTTAGCCTTTCCCACCGATGCCATGCACGGGGTCAACATTGTTCTGCCCGATGTTGCCTATCTCAAGGAGAATGCCCATAAAATCAAAGGAATGGTCGTCACTCACGGCCATGAAGACCACATTGGCGGCATTCCCTATCACCTGAAACAGTTTGATATCCCGGTGATTTACGGTCCCCGCCTGGCCCTAGCACTCCTCGGGGGCAAACTCGATGAAGCTGGGATACGCAACAAAACCGAACTGCGCACCGTTCAACCTCGGGATGTCATCACCTTAGGGGAGCATTTTTCCTTTGAGTTTATCCGCAATACCCACTCCATGGCCGATAGCTTCACCCTAGCGGTGACGACCCCCGTCGGTGTCGTAGTCTTTACTGGTGACTTCAAGTTTGACCATACCCCCGTCGATGGTGAGAACTTCGATGTCCAACGGCTAGCCGAATATGGCGAGAAAGGCGTTCTCTGCCTGTTCAGCGACTCCACCAACGCCGAAACTCCGGGACTTTGCCCCTCAGAGCGATCGGTCTATCCCAATCTTGACCGTGTCTTTTCCCAAGCGGAAGGGCGGTTAATGGTCACCACCTTTGCCTCGTCCGTGCATCGGGTCAATATGATTTTGGACTTGGCTCAGAAACATGGGCGTTCTGTCGCCGTGGTGGGGCGATCGATGCTCAACGTCATCTCCCATGCTCGTAACCTCGGCTACGTCAAATGTGATGAGAGTCTGTTTAAATCCATCCAAGAAATCCGCAACCTCGCCGATAAGGATGTCCTGATTCTCACCACGGGCTCCCAGGGAGAACCCATGGCAGCCCTGAGCCGTATCTCTCGTCGTGAGCATCGTCAAATTCAGGTCAAGCCTGGGGATACCATTGTGTTCTCGGCCAATCCCATCCCTGGCAATACGATTTCAGTGGTCAATACCATCGATCGCCTGATGATGCAGGGGGCCAACGTCATTTATGGTCGCCAACAGGGCATTCACGTTTCGGGCCATGGTTGCCAGGAAGACCACAAGTTGATGTTAGCCCTAACCCGGCCCAAGTTCTTCGTTCCTGTCCATGGGGAGCACCGGATGTTAATTAAACATTCGCAAACGGCTCAGATGATGGGAGTACCGGCCGAAAATATGCTGATTATCGATAACGGCCATGTCGTCGAACTCCGTCCTGATAGTATTGCCCTCGGTGGAAATGTCCAAGCAGGTATTGAGCTGGTGGACTCCTCCCACTCTGGAACCGTCCAAGATAAAGTTCTCAAAGAACGTCAGCAGTTGGCAGAAGATGGAGTTGTCACCACTGCGGTGGCTGTGGGTTGGGACGGTAAGTTAGTCTCGCAACCCGAGGTCTATATTCGCGGTGTGGCCACAGGGGTTGAGGATGAATGCTTACAGGCAAAAGTCGTAGAAAGCTTGCAGGCCATCCTCCAAGACCGTTGGGATCATTACAACAATTCTGACAACGGGGCTGTGTCCGTCGATTGGTCAGGTCTGAAATCTCGCCTAGAACGGGAGTTACGTCGCACCATTCGCCGTGAGTTGCGTTGTGATCCCCTGTTAGTCTTCATGTTCCAGCCGCCCGCTGATGCTAATTATCAGCCGGAGACGCAAACCAGCGATAGTTTCGTCACGAGTCATTCCAGCAATGGTAATGGTCGTTCAGGCAGCCGGAAACCGACGAAGTCCACTCCGAAGCCAACTCCCCAAGTTGAGAAAGCGAGCGACACCTCGGCAGAGACGGCCTCAGAAGCGCCTAAAACTACCTTGGATGCGGAAAAACGCAACCGCAACCGCCGTCGTCGCACCCGTCCCACGGCACGGGCCGCCTCCTAG
- the dapA gene encoding 4-hydroxy-tetrahydrodipicolinate synthase, which produces MIDFGRVVTAMIVPFHPDGAVNYELVEKLAVHLVNQGTDTLLVCGTTGESPTLTWDEEYELFQVVQTAVRNSGAKVMAGTGSNSTHEAIQATQKASALGLDASLQVVPYYNKPPQAGLYGHFRAIAEACPEFPLMLYNIPGRTGVNLEAETVARLAELPNVVAIKEASGSLERASEIRRLTNPEFAIYSGDDSLTLPLLSVGGKGVVSVASHLVGDRLQEMIQAFEAGRNAEAAAIHLELMPLFKALFLTTNPIPVKSALGQLGWPVGGMRSPLCDAPESVVQSIQAVLKQLNLLH; this is translated from the coding sequence GTGATCGATTTTGGACGAGTTGTCACAGCCATGATTGTGCCATTTCACCCGGATGGCGCCGTCAACTATGAGTTAGTAGAAAAGTTAGCGGTTCACCTGGTGAACCAAGGCACAGATACTCTCCTAGTCTGTGGAACCACGGGAGAGTCCCCCACCCTCACGTGGGATGAAGAATATGAACTCTTCCAGGTCGTTCAAACGGCGGTCCGCAACAGCGGTGCTAAAGTAATGGCAGGAACGGGGTCGAACTCAACCCATGAGGCCATCCAAGCCACCCAAAAAGCTTCTGCCCTGGGCTTAGATGCCTCCTTACAGGTGGTTCCCTATTACAACAAGCCCCCTCAAGCGGGACTCTATGGCCATTTCCGTGCCATTGCCGAGGCCTGTCCTGAGTTTCCCCTGATGCTGTACAACATCCCCGGGCGCACGGGGGTTAACTTGGAGGCGGAAACGGTGGCCCGCTTGGCAGAATTGCCGAATGTGGTGGCCATCAAGGAAGCCAGTGGCAGCCTGGAGCGAGCCAGCGAAATTCGCCGTCTCACGAATCCGGAATTTGCAATCTATTCTGGGGATGATTCCTTAACCTTGCCTCTGTTGTCCGTTGGGGGAAAAGGGGTGGTGAGTGTAGCCAGTCATTTGGTGGGCGATCGCCTGCAAGAGATGATTCAAGCTTTCGAGGCGGGACGGAACGCCGAAGCCGCCGCCATTCATTTAGAGTTGATGCCCTTGTTCAAGGCGCTGTTTTTGACCACCAATCCTATCCCTGTCAAATCTGCACTCGGGCAGTTAGGTTGGCCGGTTGGAGGAATGCGATCGCCCCTGTGCGATGCTCCTGAGTCTGTCGTTCAGTCGATTCAAGCTGTTCTCAAACAACTCAACCTCTTACATTAG
- a CDS encoding aspartate-semialdehyde dehydrogenase, which translates to MPKSYRVAILGATGAVGTELIELLERRNFPLSQLKLLASPRSAGKTVSFCGESLTVEAVADGCFKDVDLVLASAGGSTSKQWLPQAVDAGAVAIDNSSAYRMDPQVPLVVPEVNPEAALQHQGIIANPNCTTILMAVAIYPLHQVQPIRRIVVSTYQSASGAGARAMEELKTQAQAILNGEDPTPSVLPYPLAFNLFPHNSPISEGGYCQEEMKMVNETRKIFNEPELAITATCVRVPVLRAHSEAINLEFDQPFSRERACEILNSAPGVVLRENWQSNYFPMPMDASGQDDVLVGRIRQDISHPCGLELWLSGDQIRKGAALNAVQIAELLSRKAGDSSSASLSSSSVQQ; encoded by the coding sequence TTGCCCAAGTCTTATCGAGTTGCTATTCTCGGTGCCACTGGCGCAGTGGGTACTGAGTTAATTGAATTGCTAGAGCGCCGCAACTTTCCCTTATCCCAGCTTAAGCTGCTGGCCTCTCCCCGCTCGGCGGGAAAAACGGTTTCTTTTTGCGGTGAGTCTTTGACCGTGGAAGCAGTGGCTGATGGCTGTTTTAAGGACGTTGATTTGGTGTTAGCCTCTGCCGGAGGCTCCACCTCAAAGCAATGGCTGCCCCAAGCCGTGGACGCCGGTGCTGTGGCGATCGACAACTCCAGTGCCTACCGCATGGACCCCCAAGTTCCCCTTGTGGTTCCGGAAGTCAACCCAGAGGCGGCTCTTCAACATCAGGGCATCATCGCCAACCCCAACTGCACCACTATCCTGATGGCGGTTGCCATTTACCCCTTGCATCAGGTGCAGCCCATTCGCCGCATTGTGGTGTCAACCTATCAGTCCGCCAGTGGAGCCGGGGCCCGGGCTATGGAGGAACTAAAAACCCAAGCTCAAGCCATTCTCAACGGCGAAGATCCCACCCCCTCGGTGTTGCCCTATCCCTTGGCCTTTAACCTCTTCCCCCATAATTCTCCCATTTCCGAAGGGGGCTATTGCCAAGAGGAGATGAAAATGGTCAACGAGACTCGTAAGATTTTTAACGAGCCGGAACTGGCCATTACGGCAACTTGCGTACGGGTTCCCGTACTGCGGGCCCATTCAGAGGCGATTAACCTAGAGTTTGACCAGCCCTTCTCTCGGGAGCGGGCCTGTGAGATTTTAAATAGCGCCCCTGGGGTGGTACTACGGGAAAACTGGCAGAGTAACTACTTCCCCATGCCGATGGATGCCTCGGGCCAGGATGACGTGTTGGTGGGCCGCATCCGTCAGGATATCTCTCATCCCTGTGGCTTGGAACTGTGGCTGAGTGGAGACCAAATCCGTAAAGGAGCTGCCCTCAATGCCGTGCAGATTGCCGAGTTACTGAGCCGTAAGGCGGGTGACTCTTCCTCTGCGTCGTTGTCGTCTAGCAGCGTACAGCAGTAA
- the tig gene encoding trigger factor: MKVTQEKLPASQIALEIEIPSEISQKTYDRTLQKFTQAANIPGFRKGKVPKQILVKRLGSERIKAAALEESIEDSLKQAIDQENLDVLGNYTLQTPVEELIQQFTPGHPLTFSIAVDVPPDATVSNYEGLEITAEEVVYDPAQVDAFFEEQRIEQANLIPVEDRAAQLGDVLTVDYEGKLLPEDGEGDPEPFPGGSAEDTQVELNEGRFIEGFVENIVGMNTDETKSFEVKFPEDYPNEELAGQGAIFTVTVKDIKARELPELDDDFAQTISDFDTMAELRESIENRFKEEAEQKTKSNINAALMKMVETCIEVEFPETLIKQEVDYMLTQTAMQLQQYGMDIRSLYNEENMAQMRERSRPEAIAQLKQDLALEKIAELQDLDPSETEKEERAAEIREQLSDRDIDEERLQGFVEKDLLSQKALDWLRERAKIELVPEGSLSTEDDTAEETGDTDTDESQDS, encoded by the coding sequence ATGAAAGTAACCCAGGAAAAGCTTCCCGCATCCCAAATTGCTCTGGAAATCGAAATTCCTTCGGAGATTTCCCAGAAAACCTACGATCGCACGTTGCAAAAGTTCACACAAGCGGCGAACATTCCGGGATTCCGCAAAGGTAAAGTTCCCAAACAGATTCTCGTCAAGCGTCTCGGCAGTGAGCGCATCAAAGCTGCCGCCCTCGAAGAAAGCATCGAAGATAGTCTCAAGCAGGCCATTGACCAAGAAAACCTCGATGTTCTAGGAAACTACACCCTGCAAACTCCTGTCGAGGAGCTGATTCAACAGTTCACCCCCGGTCATCCTCTGACTTTCTCCATTGCCGTTGACGTGCCCCCCGACGCCACCGTTAGCAACTACGAAGGATTGGAGATTACTGCCGAGGAAGTAGTCTATGATCCCGCCCAAGTCGATGCCTTCTTTGAAGAACAACGCATCGAACAAGCGAACCTAATTCCCGTCGAAGATCGCGCCGCTCAACTCGGGGATGTTCTCACCGTTGACTATGAAGGAAAACTCCTTCCCGAAGATGGCGAAGGAGACCCCGAACCCTTCCCTGGCGGCAGTGCTGAAGACACCCAAGTTGAACTCAACGAAGGACGCTTCATTGAAGGATTCGTTGAAAATATCGTCGGGATGAACACCGATGAAACCAAATCCTTCGAGGTTAAATTCCCCGAAGACTATCCCAACGAAGAACTCGCCGGACAAGGGGCCATCTTCACCGTCACCGTCAAAGACATTAAAGCGCGGGAACTGCCAGAACTCGACGACGACTTCGCCCAAACCATCAGTGACTTTGACACGATGGCCGAATTGCGCGAGTCCATCGAAAACCGCTTCAAGGAAGAAGCCGAACAGAAAACCAAGAGCAACATCAACGCCGCGCTGATGAAGATGGTGGAAACCTGTATTGAGGTGGAATTTCCCGAAACCCTCATTAAACAGGAAGTGGATTACATGCTGACCCAGACGGCGATGCAGTTGCAGCAGTACGGCATGGACATCCGCAGTCTCTATAATGAAGAGAATATGGCCCAGATGCGAGAACGCTCTCGTCCTGAGGCGATCGCCCAACTCAAACAAGACCTCGCCCTCGAAAAAATTGCCGAACTCCAGGATCTAGACCCCAGTGAGACTGAGAAAGAAGAGCGGGCCGCTGAAATTCGTGAGCAACTGAGCGATCGCGATATTGACGAGGAACGCTTGCAGGGATTTGTCGAAAAAGATCTCCTTTCTCAGAAAGCCCTCGATTGGCTGCGAGAACGCGCTAAGATCGAGTTAGTTCCCGAAGGCAGTTTATCCACCGAGGATGACACTGCTGAGGAAACAGGGGACACTGACACCGATGAATCCCAAGACTCCTAA
- the clpP gene encoding ATP-dependent Clp endopeptidase proteolytic subunit ClpP, translated as MLRSQAYGRDLMNLSHPQIYSSAQGTIPMVVEQSGMGDRAFDIYSRLLRERIIFLGTPVDDAVADSIVAQLLYLDADDPEKDIQLYINSPGGSVTAGMAIYDTMQQVRPDVVTICFGLAASMGAFLLASGAAGKRMSLLNSRIMIHQPLGGAQGQAVDIEIQAKEILYHKSTLNRLLAQHTGKPIERIEADTERDFFMSAEEAKEYGLVDTVIAQPPVALAAST; from the coding sequence ATGTTGAGATCCCAAGCCTACGGACGCGACTTGATGAACCTGTCCCACCCCCAAATCTATTCCAGCGCCCAGGGAACAATTCCCATGGTGGTAGAACAGTCCGGGATGGGCGATCGCGCCTTTGATATCTACTCCCGTCTGTTGCGAGAACGGATTATTTTCCTCGGAACCCCCGTCGATGATGCTGTAGCTGACTCTATCGTTGCCCAGCTGCTCTACCTCGATGCCGATGATCCCGAAAAAGACATCCAACTCTATATCAACTCCCCAGGGGGGTCTGTCACAGCGGGAATGGCCATCTATGACACCATGCAACAGGTTCGCCCTGATGTGGTGACCATCTGTTTTGGCTTGGCGGCCAGTATGGGGGCATTCCTGCTAGCATCGGGGGCCGCAGGTAAACGAATGTCCTTGCTCAACTCCCGGATTATGATCCACCAACCCCTCGGCGGTGCCCAAGGGCAAGCGGTGGATATTGAAATTCAGGCCAAGGAGATTCTTTATCATAAGAGTACCCTCAACCGCCTGCTCGCTCAACATACCGGCAAGCCCATCGAGCGCATTGAAGCCGATACGGAACGGGACTTCTTCATGTCCGCAGAAGAAGCTAAGGAGTATGGGTTAGTTGATACCGTTATCGCTCAACCACCCGTTGCCCTAGCCGCATCGACCTGA